One genomic segment of Streptomyces niveus includes these proteins:
- a CDS encoding thiazolylpeptide-type bacteriocin: MAPKTVLATLADEILELESETFEISDYSDASEVVLAGSTSCSSTSTCSSTTSTTSCSA; this comes from the coding sequence ATGGCCCCGAAGACCGTTCTCGCCACCCTCGCCGACGAGATCCTGGAGCTCGAGTCGGAGACCTTCGAGATCTCGGACTACTCGGACGCGTCCGAGGTCGTCCTCGCCGGTTCCACGTCGTGCTCCTCGACGTCCACCTGCTCCAGCACCACCAGCACCACCTCCTGCTCGGCCTGA
- a CDS encoding amidohydrolase: MTDAPNGDTLRASTPAPEPDYAPVGPAAVPRETLRAALGLYLELHAHPELSGAETGTAERFAGHLEGDGATVTRGIGGHGVVGVLRNGPGPTLLVRAELDALPITERTGLAYASTVPGTMHACGHDLHLASAAGAFALLAAEPDTWNGTLLVVGQPAEETLEGADAMLADGLYERFGTPDTVLAQHTAPLPAGTLAHGRGPMMAASAALDVVIHGRGGHAGTPQLTVDPVVTAAATVMRLQTVVSRETAPSDQVVLTVGSLRAGSRGNVVPDEAELSITVRAATDQALERAVEAATRIVRAECAASGCPEDPDVTLVSRSPALLPDPAATAAVRAAHEREFGRHRVLDWPGSMATEDFPRFAVGGVRTAYWMVGTTSPRQWRAAHSAARPVPPNHSAEFAPDVRTALPAGIAAMATAVRQLFKETW; this comes from the coding sequence ATGACCGACGCGCCGAACGGGGACACACTCCGAGCATCCACGCCCGCACCGGAACCGGATTACGCGCCCGTCGGCCCCGCCGCCGTCCCGCGCGAGACCCTGCGGGCCGCCCTCGGGCTCTATCTCGAACTGCACGCCCACCCGGAGCTGTCCGGCGCCGAGACCGGGACCGCCGAACGCTTCGCCGGCCACCTGGAGGGCGACGGCGCCACCGTCACCCGTGGCATCGGGGGCCACGGCGTCGTCGGTGTCCTGCGCAACGGACCGGGACCGACCCTCCTGGTCCGCGCCGAACTGGACGCCCTGCCGATCACGGAACGCACCGGCCTGGCGTACGCGAGCACCGTGCCCGGCACCATGCACGCCTGCGGCCACGACCTCCATCTGGCGTCTGCCGCAGGCGCGTTCGCCCTGCTCGCGGCGGAGCCCGACACCTGGAACGGGACCCTTCTCGTCGTCGGCCAGCCCGCCGAGGAGACCCTGGAGGGGGCGGACGCGATGCTCGCGGACGGTCTCTACGAGCGCTTCGGCACCCCCGACACCGTCCTTGCCCAGCACACCGCGCCCCTGCCCGCCGGGACCCTCGCGCACGGCCGGGGCCCGATGATGGCGGCGAGCGCCGCGCTGGACGTCGTCATCCACGGCCGCGGCGGCCACGCCGGCACCCCGCAGCTCACCGTGGACCCCGTCGTGACGGCCGCCGCGACCGTCATGCGCCTGCAGACGGTGGTCTCCCGCGAGACGGCGCCGTCCGACCAGGTCGTCCTGACCGTCGGCTCCCTGCGCGCGGGCAGTCGCGGCAACGTCGTCCCCGACGAGGCGGAGCTGAGCATCACCGTCCGCGCGGCGACCGACCAGGCCCTGGAACGGGCCGTGGAAGCGGCGACACGGATCGTACGGGCCGAGTGCGCGGCCTCCGGCTGCCCCGAGGACCCCGACGTCACGCTCGTCTCCCGCTCCCCGGCGCTGCTCCCCGACCCGGCGGCCACGGCCGCCGTACGCGCCGCCCACGAGCGGGAGTTCGGCCGGCACCGGGTGCTGGACTGGCCTGGCTCGATGGCCACCGAGGACTTCCCGCGTTTCGCCGTCGGCGGTGTGCGGACTGCATACTGGATGGTCGGTACGACGTCCCCGCGCCAGTGGCGCGCGGCTCACTCGGCCGCCCGGCCGGTGCCGCCCAACCACTCGGCCGAGTTCGCCCCCGACGTACGGACCGCCCTGCCGGCCGGTATCGCGGCCATGGCGACGGCCGTCAGGCAACTGTTCAAGGAGACATGGTGA
- a CDS encoding helix-turn-helix transcriptional regulator has product MGDNEMSVFGVSPAEEEIYRHFLRNPDTSADDIHLLVHTEQDDARRSLDRLRELGLLHPDSSHECVSPADPGVALARLTDARLNALHEELRRVMQARDLVDGLRAEQGSRLPPVQGIEQLEGLSEIRNRIDDLAFFARDEILSVEPYTKLSAENIERSRPLDLRCLRRGVRIRNVVLAAALDDLPTREYLRELVKRGAQIRVAENITERILVYDGRTALVPVDPQNTARGALLAHKSGLVSNIIALFEKIWTQADDLLTVTKEASDAVDGLSEIEQQVLISMCTVGKDEAGARELGISVRTYRRHVADLLQSLGAASRAQGALLARERGWI; this is encoded by the coding sequence TTGGGCGACAACGAGATGTCCGTCTTCGGCGTCTCTCCGGCCGAGGAAGAGATCTACCGGCATTTTCTCCGTAATCCCGATACATCGGCGGACGACATCCACCTGCTGGTCCATACCGAACAGGACGACGCCAGGCGAAGTCTCGACCGGCTGCGGGAGCTGGGTCTGCTCCATCCCGACAGCAGTCACGAGTGCGTCTCCCCCGCCGACCCCGGTGTGGCGCTGGCCCGGCTGACGGACGCGCGTCTCAACGCGCTCCACGAGGAGCTGCGCCGCGTCATGCAGGCGCGCGACCTCGTCGACGGGCTGCGCGCCGAACAGGGCTCGCGGCTGCCCCCGGTGCAGGGCATCGAGCAGCTGGAGGGCCTGTCGGAGATACGGAACCGGATCGACGACCTCGCGTTCTTCGCGCGTGACGAGATCCTGTCCGTGGAGCCGTACACAAAACTCTCGGCCGAGAACATCGAACGGTCCCGCCCGCTGGACCTGCGATGTCTGCGGCGCGGGGTGCGCATCCGCAATGTGGTGCTCGCCGCCGCGCTGGACGACCTGCCGACCCGCGAATACCTGCGCGAACTGGTCAAACGCGGAGCGCAGATCCGGGTCGCGGAGAACATCACCGAACGGATCCTGGTGTACGACGGCCGCACGGCCCTGGTGCCGGTGGACCCCCAGAACACCGCACGCGGGGCGCTGCTGGCCCACAAGAGCGGACTCGTCTCCAACATCATCGCCCTCTTCGAGAAGATCTGGACGCAGGCGGACGATCTCCTGACCGTCACGAAGGAGGCCTCCGACGCGGTGGACGGGCTCAGCGAGATCGAGCAGCAGGTGCTGATCTCGATGTGCACGGTGGGCAAGGACGAGGCGGGCGCCCGGGAGCTGGGCATCTCGGTCCGCACCTACCGAAGACACGTGGCGGATCTCCTCCAGTCCCTGGGTGCCGCGAGCCGCGCCCAGGGCGCGCTGCTGGCCCGCGAGCGGGGCTGGATCTGA
- the mfd gene encoding transcription-repair coupling factor produces the protein MSLHGLLDAVVRDPALAEAVGAAADGHRTHVDLVGPPAARPFAVAALARDAGRPVLAVTATGREAEDLAAALRSLLPADSVAEFPSWETLPHERLSPRSDTVGRRLAVLRRLAHPSADDPGAGPVSVVVAPIRSVLQPQVKGLGDLEPVSLRGGGTADLNEVTEALAAAAYSRVELVEKRGEFAVRGGILDVFPPTEEHPLRVEFWGDDIEEIRYFKVADQRSLEVAEHGLWAPPCRELLLTPPVRERAAALAEVHPELSDMLGKIAEGIAVEGMEALAPVLVDDMELLLDVLPKGSMALVCDPERVRTRAADLVATSQEFLQASWAAGAGGGEAPIDVGAASLWGIADVRERARELGMMWWSVAPFAADEELSRDTLKLGMRAPETYRGDTARALADTKGWLADGWRTVYVTEGHGTAARTVEVLGGEGIAARLDTPEAHGGKGLGEITPSVVHVARGSIEYGFVDRELGLAVLTETDLSGQKAAGKDGVRMPTKRRKSIDPLTLEAGDYIVHEQHGVGRYVEMVQRTVQGATREYLLVEYAPAKRGQPGDRLYIPTDQLEQVTKYVGGEAPTLHRLGGADWTKTKQRAKKAVKEIAADLIKLYSARMAAPGHAFGSDTPWQRELEDAFPYVETPDQLSTIAEVKEDMEKTVPMDRLVCGDVGYGKTEIAVRAAFKAVQDGKQVAVLVPTTLLVQQHFGTFSERYAQFPVVVRALSRFQSDAEAKATLEGLREGSVDIVIGTHRLFSSETKFKDLGLVIVDEEQRFGVEHKEQLKKLRANVDVLTMSATPIPRTLEMAVTGIREMSTITTPPEERHPVLTFVGPYEEKQIGAAIRRELLREGQVFYIHNRVESIDRATARLRQIVPEARIATAHGQMSEQALEQVVVDFWEKKFDVLVSTTIVESGIDIANANTLVVERGDNFGLSQLHQLRGRVGRGRERGYAYFLYPPEKPLTETAHERLATIAQHTEMGAGMYVAMKDLEIRGAGNLLGGEQSGHIAGVGFDLYVRMVGEAVADYRAAVDGTVQEEPPLEVKIELPVDAHVPHDYAPGERLRLQAYRAIASANSEADITAVREELTDRYGKLPEPVENLLLVAGLRMLARACGVGEIVLQGSNIRFAPVELRESQELRLKRLHPRTVIKPTAHQILVPRPTAGRIGGKPVVGRELLSWTGEFLATILGS, from the coding sequence ATGAGCCTGCACGGTCTGCTCGACGCCGTAGTACGAGACCCGGCGCTCGCCGAAGCGGTCGGCGCCGCCGCCGACGGGCACCGCACGCATGTCGATCTGGTCGGACCGCCCGCCGCCCGCCCCTTCGCCGTGGCGGCCCTCGCACGGGACGCGGGCCGCCCAGTGCTCGCCGTCACCGCGACCGGCCGGGAGGCCGAGGACCTCGCCGCCGCGCTGCGGTCGCTGCTGCCCGCCGACTCTGTCGCGGAGTTCCCGTCCTGGGAGACGCTGCCGCACGAGCGCCTGTCGCCCCGCAGCGACACCGTCGGGCGCCGGCTCGCCGTGCTGCGCCGTCTCGCGCACCCCAGCGCCGACGACCCGGGCGCCGGGCCGGTCAGTGTCGTCGTCGCGCCCATCCGTTCCGTGCTCCAGCCGCAGGTCAAGGGCCTCGGCGACCTGGAGCCCGTGTCGCTTCGCGGCGGTGGCACCGCCGATCTGAACGAGGTGACCGAGGCGCTGGCCGCCGCCGCGTACTCCCGAGTCGAACTGGTCGAGAAGCGCGGCGAGTTCGCCGTACGCGGCGGCATCCTGGACGTCTTCCCGCCCACCGAGGAGCACCCGCTGCGCGTGGAGTTCTGGGGCGACGACATCGAGGAGATCCGCTACTTCAAGGTCGCCGACCAGCGGTCCCTCGAAGTCGCCGAGCACGGTCTGTGGGCACCGCCCTGCCGCGAGCTGCTGCTCACGCCGCCCGTACGGGAGCGGGCCGCCGCCCTCGCCGAGGTGCACCCCGAGCTGAGCGACATGCTCGGCAAGATCGCGGAGGGCATCGCGGTCGAGGGCATGGAGGCCCTGGCCCCGGTCCTCGTCGACGACATGGAGCTGCTGCTCGACGTCCTGCCCAAGGGCTCGATGGCGCTGGTCTGCGACCCCGAGCGGGTCCGGACCCGGGCCGCCGACCTGGTCGCCACCAGCCAGGAATTCCTCCAGGCGTCCTGGGCGGCCGGGGCCGGCGGCGGCGAGGCGCCCATCGACGTCGGCGCGGCGTCGCTGTGGGGCATCGCGGACGTCCGCGAGCGGGCACGCGAGCTGGGGATGATGTGGTGGTCGGTGGCGCCGTTCGCCGCCGACGAGGAGCTGTCGCGGGACACCCTCAAGCTGGGCATGCGCGCCCCGGAGACGTACCGCGGCGACACCGCCCGCGCCCTCGCCGACACCAAGGGCTGGCTCGCCGACGGCTGGCGCACCGTCTATGTCACCGAGGGCCACGGCACCGCCGCCCGTACCGTCGAGGTGCTCGGCGGCGAGGGCATCGCCGCCCGCCTCGACACCCCCGAGGCACACGGCGGCAAGGGCCTGGGCGAGATCACCCCGTCCGTCGTGCATGTCGCGCGCGGCTCGATCGAGTACGGCTTCGTGGACCGGGAGCTGGGGCTCGCCGTCCTCACGGAGACCGACCTGTCCGGCCAGAAGGCTGCGGGCAAGGACGGCGTACGGATGCCGACCAAGCGCCGCAAGTCGATCGACCCGCTGACCCTGGAGGCCGGCGACTACATCGTCCACGAGCAGCACGGCGTCGGCCGGTACGTCGAGATGGTGCAGCGCACCGTCCAGGGCGCGACGCGCGAATATCTGCTCGTCGAGTACGCCCCCGCCAAGCGCGGCCAGCCCGGCGACCGCCTCTACATCCCCACCGACCAGCTCGAACAGGTCACCAAGTACGTGGGCGGCGAGGCACCGACCCTGCACCGGCTCGGCGGCGCCGACTGGACGAAGACCAAGCAGCGCGCCAAGAAGGCCGTCAAGGAGATCGCCGCCGACCTCATCAAGCTCTACTCCGCGCGCATGGCGGCCCCCGGCCACGCCTTCGGCTCGGACACGCCCTGGCAGCGGGAGCTGGAGGACGCGTTCCCGTACGTGGAGACGCCCGACCAGCTCTCCACGATCGCCGAGGTCAAGGAGGACATGGAGAAGACGGTCCCCATGGACCGCCTCGTCTGCGGCGACGTCGGCTACGGCAAGACGGAGATCGCCGTGCGCGCCGCCTTCAAGGCCGTCCAGGACGGCAAGCAGGTCGCGGTGCTCGTCCCGACGACGCTGCTCGTGCAGCAGCACTTCGGCACGTTCTCCGAGCGGTACGCGCAGTTCCCCGTCGTCGTCAGGGCCCTGTCCCGTTTCCAGAGCGACGCGGAGGCCAAGGCGACCCTCGAAGGACTGCGCGAGGGATCGGTCGACATCGTCATCGGCACCCACCGTCTCTTCTCCTCCGAGACGAAGTTCAAGGACCTCGGTCTGGTCATCGTGGACGAGGAGCAGCGCTTCGGCGTCGAGCACAAGGAGCAGCTGAAGAAGCTGCGCGCCAACGTCGACGTACTGACCATGTCCGCGACACCGATCCCGCGCACCCTGGAGATGGCGGTGACCGGCATCCGCGAGATGTCGACCATCACCACCCCGCCGGAGGAGCGGCACCCGGTGCTGACCTTCGTCGGCCCGTACGAGGAGAAGCAGATCGGCGCGGCCATCCGCCGTGAACTGCTGCGCGAGGGCCAGGTCTTCTACATCCACAACCGCGTCGAGTCGATCGACCGGGCCACGGCGCGGCTGCGCCAGATCGTGCCCGAGGCGCGGATCGCGACCGCGCACGGCCAGATGTCCGAACAGGCCCTGGAACAGGTCGTGGTGGACTTCTGGGAGAAGAAGTTCGACGTCCTGGTCTCCACCACGATCGTGGAGTCCGGCATCGACATCGCCAACGCCAACACCCTCGTGGTGGAACGCGGCGACAACTTCGGTCTCTCCCAACTCCACCAGCTGCGCGGCCGGGTGGGCCGGGGCCGGGAGCGCGGGTACGCGTACTTCCTCTACCCGCCGGAGAAGCCGCTGACCGAGACCGCGCACGAACGCCTCGCGACGATCGCCCAGCACACCGAGATGGGCGCCGGCATGTACGTCGCGATGAAGGACCTGGAGATCCGCGGCGCGGGCAATCTGCTCGGCGGCGAACAGTCCGGGCACATCGCGGGTGTCGGCTTCGACCTGTACGTACGCATGGTCGGCGAGGCCGTCGCGGACTACCGCGCGGCCGTCGACGGCACGGTGCAGGAGGAGCCGCCGCTGGAGGTCAAGATCGAGCTGCCGGTCGACGCGCACGTCCCGCACGACTACGCGCCCGGCGAGCGGCTGCGCCTCCAGGCGTACCGCGCGATCGCCTCCGCCAACTCGGAGGCCGACATCACGGCCGTACGGGAGGAGCTGACGGACCGGTACGGCAAGCTTCCCGAACCGGTGGAGAACCTGCTGCTGGTGGCGGGGCTGCGGATGCTGGCGCGGGCCTGCGGGGTCGGCGAGATCGTCCTCCAGGGCTCCAACATCCGCTTCGCGCCGGTGGAGTTGAGGGAGTCGCAGGAGCTGCGGCTCAAGCGTCTGCACCCCCGTACGGTCATCAAGCCGACGGCCCATCAGATTCTCGTACCGCGCCCGACGGCGGGCAGGATCGGCGGCAAGCCGGTGGTCGGCCGTGAACTGCTGTCGTGGACGGGGGAGTTCCTGGCGACCATCCTGGGGTCGTGA
- a CDS encoding HNH endonuclease family protein, giving the protein MTAYSRTSPRTARPVLPLLVVALAASLLAGCDAIESAGSAGSSGSSGSGEADGSAPDGRATSPLKNAEGTEPGLAPLTGDADLAAARKLIGTLEVKGRGPRTGYDRDEFGYAWMDSADGVPYARNGCDTRNDLLKRDGQDIEFRSGSNCVIVSMTLHDPYTGKDIAWKKQKATAVQIDHLVPLSYSWQMGAARWNEDKRKQLANDPLNLLPVDGPTNSGKRDSGPASWLPPSKPVRCAYVVRFAQVAVKYEMPVTAADRKTMLTQCGG; this is encoded by the coding sequence GTGACCGCATACAGCCGTACGTCCCCACGCACCGCCCGCCCGGTACTTCCGCTGCTCGTCGTCGCCCTCGCGGCCTCGCTGCTCGCGGGGTGCGACGCCATCGAGTCCGCCGGGTCCGCCGGATCTTCCGGGTCCTCCGGGTCCGGCGAGGCCGACGGCAGCGCGCCGGACGGGCGGGCGACCAGCCCGCTGAAGAACGCCGAGGGCACCGAGCCGGGTCTCGCGCCCCTCACCGGGGACGCGGACCTGGCGGCGGCCCGCAAGCTGATCGGGACGCTGGAGGTGAAGGGGCGCGGGCCGAGGACCGGTTACGACCGGGACGAGTTCGGCTACGCGTGGATGGACTCGGCCGACGGCGTCCCGTACGCCCGCAACGGCTGCGACACCCGCAACGACCTGCTGAAGCGCGACGGCCAGGACATCGAGTTCCGGTCGGGCTCCAACTGCGTGATCGTCTCCATGACGCTCCACGACCCGTACACCGGCAAGGACATCGCCTGGAAGAAGCAGAAGGCGACGGCCGTCCAGATAGACCACCTGGTCCCGCTCTCCTACAGCTGGCAGATGGGCGCCGCCCGCTGGAACGAGGACAAGCGCAAGCAGCTGGCGAACGACCCGCTGAACCTGCTCCCGGTCGACGGCCCCACGAACAGCGGCAAGAGGGACTCGGGCCCGGCCTCCTGGCTGCCGCCCAGCAAGCCGGTGCGCTGCGCGTACGTGGTGCGGTTCGCGCAGGTCGCCGTCAAGTACGAGATGCCGGTGACGGCGGCCGACAGGAAGACGATGCTGACGCAGTGCGGCGGCTGA
- a CDS encoding N-acetyltransferase, with translation MALTVTTLAERPELVGPMWRMLDTWPEFMLHDPVGWANIGRIVAELPEFTLVGTDEEGTVVARAFSVPFQLRAEGRETLPATGWDQALLWAFSDLRHGRKPDTVSAIEITIATDRQGRGLSGTMLAAMRENARSRGFAELVAPVRPSAKHREPHTLMEEYARRVRDEDGLPYDPWLRVHVRAGGVIDSVAPASMTVTGSVGQWREWTGLPFDTDGPVVVPGALLPVHCEATRGYGVYVEPNVWVRHRI, from the coding sequence ATGGCTCTCACCGTCACCACCCTCGCCGAACGGCCCGAACTCGTCGGACCGATGTGGCGGATGCTCGACACCTGGCCGGAGTTCATGCTCCACGACCCCGTGGGCTGGGCGAACATCGGCCGGATCGTCGCCGAACTGCCCGAGTTCACGCTCGTCGGCACGGACGAGGAGGGGACCGTCGTGGCGCGCGCCTTCAGCGTTCCCTTCCAGCTCCGCGCCGAGGGACGTGAGACCCTGCCGGCGACCGGCTGGGACCAGGCGCTGCTGTGGGCGTTCTCCGATCTGCGGCACGGCAGGAAGCCCGACACCGTCAGCGCCATCGAGATCACGATCGCCACCGACCGGCAGGGGCGGGGACTGTCCGGCACCATGCTCGCCGCGATGCGCGAGAACGCCCGGAGCCGCGGCTTCGCCGAACTCGTCGCCCCGGTACGGCCCAGCGCCAAGCACCGGGAGCCGCACACCTTGATGGAGGAGTACGCCCGTCGCGTACGGGACGAGGACGGACTGCCGTACGACCCCTGGCTCCGCGTCCATGTGCGCGCGGGCGGTGTCATCGACTCGGTGGCGCCCGCCTCCATGACGGTGACCGGTTCGGTCGGCCAGTGGCGCGAGTGGACGGGGCTCCCGTTCGACACCGACGGGCCCGTCGTCGTACCGGGAGCGCTCTTGCCCGTGCACTGCGAGGCCACACGCGGATACGGTGTCTACGTCGAACCCAATGTGTGGGTGCGTCACCGGATCTGA